One stretch of Pararhizobium qamdonense DNA includes these proteins:
- a CDS encoding VOC family protein, whose amino-acid sequence MKITSYYPVIMTRDVQGTADFYIRNFGFEALFTADWYMHLQSIENAHVTLAILDGTHATIPESGRGAVGGLLLNFEVEDPDALYAQFQASGLPILKAICDEDFGQRHFITADPNGVLIDVIKPIPPTAEFAGQYETSVLPA is encoded by the coding sequence ATGAAAATCACCAGTTATTATCCCGTCATCATGACGCGTGATGTTCAGGGGACGGCCGATTTTTATATCCGGAATTTCGGCTTCGAGGCGCTGTTCACTGCGGATTGGTACATGCATCTGCAATCGATAGAGAATGCGCATGTGACACTGGCCATTCTCGACGGCACACACGCGACGATCCCTGAGAGCGGGCGCGGAGCCGTTGGCGGGCTGCTTTTGAATTTCGAGGTCGAGGATCCGGATGCGCTCTATGCGCAGTTCCAGGCCTCCGGCCTGCCGATCCTGAAGGCGATTTGCGACGAGGATTTCGGCCAGCGGCATTTCATCACCGCCGATCCGAACGGCGTTTTGATCGACGTGATCAAACCCATCCCGCCGACGGCGGAATTTGCGGGACAATACGAGACTTCAGTGCTTCCGGCCTGA
- a CDS encoding MFS transporter, translating to MSSSMMFLLAAACGLIAANLYYAQPLIGPISASLGLSPGAAGLIVTLTQIGYGIGLLLIVPLGDLFENRKLILSVMALGTVAVVGAGLASTPLPFLASAFFIGLGSVAIQIIVPYAAHMTPEAHRGQAVGNVMSGLMVGIMLARPASSFIAEFLPWHMVFFISAAVLVVLALVLARALPPRVPQTGLSYGALLASMGRLVATTPILRRRSLYHAFMFAAFSLFWTTTPLLLSGPEFGLSQGQIALFALAGAAGAIAAPISGRLADKGWSYLATRLSMLSVAVAFLITHIAPSGSVLGLGLLTFAAILLDFGVTTNLVLGQRAIFVLGSEYRSRLNGLYMATFFAGGAIGSALGGWLYAQGGWWAASMMGLALPVLALLYSLGERKPG from the coding sequence ATGTCATCGTCGATGATGTTCCTTCTGGCTGCCGCTTGCGGCCTGATCGCCGCCAATCTCTATTACGCACAGCCGCTGATCGGCCCGATCAGCGCGTCACTCGGCCTGTCGCCGGGCGCTGCCGGATTGATCGTGACGCTGACGCAGATCGGCTATGGCATCGGTCTTCTATTGATCGTGCCGCTGGGTGATCTCTTTGAAAATCGCAAGCTCATCCTTTCGGTGATGGCGCTGGGAACCGTGGCCGTGGTCGGAGCGGGGCTTGCCTCGACGCCACTGCCGTTTCTGGCCTCGGCATTCTTCATTGGTCTGGGCTCGGTCGCCATCCAGATCATCGTGCCCTATGCGGCGCATATGACGCCCGAGGCGCATCGTGGACAGGCCGTCGGCAATGTCATGAGCGGCCTGATGGTTGGCATCATGCTGGCGCGGCCGGCCTCCAGCTTCATCGCCGAGTTCCTGCCTTGGCATATGGTCTTCTTCATTTCGGCTGCCGTTCTGGTGGTGCTGGCTTTGGTCCTTGCCCGCGCCCTGCCGCCGCGCGTTCCGCAGACGGGATTGAGCTATGGCGCGCTCTTGGCGTCGATGGGCCGGCTGGTCGCCACAACCCCGATCCTGCGCCGCCGGTCGCTCTATCACGCTTTCATGTTCGCCGCCTTCAGCCTGTTCTGGACGACGACGCCGCTGCTTCTGTCGGGGCCGGAATTCGGCCTGTCGCAGGGGCAGATCGCCCTGTTCGCCTTGGCCGGTGCCGCCGGCGCCATCGCCGCGCCGATCAGCGGGCGGCTTGCCGACAAGGGCTGGAGCTATCTTGCCACGCGCCTGTCGATGCTGTCGGTGGCCGTAGCCTTCCTCATCACCCATATCGCGCCGTCCGGCTCGGTACTGGGGCTGGGTCTTCTCACCTTCGCCGCCATCCTGCTGGATTTTGGCGTCACCACCAATCTGGTGCTCGGCCAGCGCGCCATCTTCGTGCTTGGCTCCGAATATCGCAGCCGCCTGAACGGGCTCTATATGGCGACCTTCTTTGCCGGTGGCGCCATCGGCTCGGCGCTCGGCGGCTGGCTTTATGCGCAGGGCGGCTGGTGGGCGGCCTCGATGATGGGTCTTGCCCTGCCGGTGCTGGCGCTTCTTTATTCGCTTGGCGAACGCAAGCCCGGCTGA
- a CDS encoding TetR/AcrR family transcriptional regulator yields the protein METTTETPEVRRQRGRPRAFDTDAALERAIDIFSTRGYHGTSISDLTDAMQLTPGSIYKAFKDKRGILLAAFDRYRVLRSTKLAAAIAPFPLGRDKIRASLQFYADAAHGELGQRGCLVIATAAELAASDPVAAERVDVAHATNEAVMKDCILLGQSDGSVASSIDAADTARALLCLLQGMRIVGKTGRSRADMMAVTDVAMKLLG from the coding sequence ATGGAAACCACAACCGAAACACCTGAAGTCCGGCGCCAGCGCGGCCGTCCGAGGGCGTTCGATACCGACGCAGCGCTGGAGCGCGCCATCGATATCTTCTCGACGCGCGGCTATCACGGCACCTCGATCAGCGATCTCACCGATGCCATGCAATTGACACCGGGCAGCATCTACAAGGCGTTCAAGGACAAGCGTGGCATTCTGCTGGCGGCTTTCGACCGGTATCGTGTTTTGCGCAGCACGAAACTTGCGGCGGCGATTGCGCCCTTTCCGCTTGGGCGCGACAAGATCAGGGCCTCCTTGCAATTCTACGCCGATGCCGCCCATGGCGAACTTGGCCAGCGCGGCTGCCTCGTCATTGCGACCGCTGCGGAACTGGCCGCCTCCGATCCGGTTGCCGCAGAGCGCGTCGATGTCGCGCACGCAACCAATGAAGCCGTCATGAAGGACTGCATTCTGCTCGGCCAGTCGGATGGATCGGTGGCTTCGAGCATCGATGCGGCCGATACCGCCCGCGCACTGCTCTGCCTTTTGCAGGGCATGCGCATCGTCGGGAAAACCGGCCGTAGCCGCGCTGACATGATGGCGGTCACGGATGTGGCGATGAAACTGCTTGGCTGA
- a CDS encoding adenosine kinase, with protein sequence MTKFDVLTIGNAIVDIIARCDDAFLVHNGIIKSAMNLIDADRAELLYSRMGPALEASGGSAGNTAAGIASLGGRAAYFGKVANDQLGEIFTHDIRAQGVHFETKPLEDLPPTARSMIFVTEDGERSMNTYLGACVELGPEDVEPSVVAEAAVTYFEGYLWDPPLAKDAIRECARIAHENGREVAMTLSDSFCVHRYRAEFLDLMRSGTVDIVFANRAEALALYETEDFEQALSMISQDCKLAAVTLSEEGSIVVRGDERVKVEATTVQSVVDTTGAGDLYAAGFLHGYTTGRTLADCGKLGSLAAGIVIEQIGPRPMISLSAAAKDAGLL encoded by the coding sequence ATGACAAAATTCGACGTGCTCACGATCGGCAATGCGATTGTGGATATTATTGCGCGCTGCGACGACGCATTCCTTGTCCATAACGGCATCATCAAGAGCGCGATGAACCTGATTGATGCGGATCGGGCTGAACTGCTCTATTCGCGCATGGGACCGGCGCTCGAAGCCTCCGGCGGCAGTGCGGGGAATACGGCGGCCGGCATTGCCAGCCTGGGCGGCCGGGCGGCCTATTTCGGCAAGGTTGCCAATGACCAGTTGGGCGAAATCTTTACCCATGACATCCGCGCCCAGGGCGTGCATTTCGAGACGAAGCCACTGGAAGATCTTCCTCCGACCGCGCGCTCGATGATCTTCGTCACCGAGGATGGCGAGCGCTCGATGAACACCTATCTGGGTGCCTGCGTCGAGCTTGGCCCGGAAGACGTCGAGCCATCCGTCGTTGCCGAAGCCGCTGTAACCTATTTCGAGGGCTATCTGTGGGATCCGCCATTGGCCAAGGATGCCATTCGCGAATGCGCCCGCATTGCCCATGAGAACGGCCGCGAAGTGGCCATGACCTTGTCCGACAGCTTCTGCGTCCATCGCTACCGCGCGGAATTCCTCGACCTGATGCGATCGGGCACCGTCGATATCGTCTTTGCCAACCGAGCCGAGGCGCTGGCCCTCTATGAAACAGAGGATTTCGAGCAGGCGCTGTCGATGATTTCGCAGGATTGCAAGCTGGCCGCAGTGACGCTGAGCGAGGAAGGTTCAATCGTCGTCAGGGGCGACGAGCGGGTCAAGGTCGAGGCAACGACGGTTCAAAGCGTTGTTGACACAACAGGTGCCGGCGACCTTTATGCCGCAGGGTTCCTGCATGGCTACACGACGGGACGGACATTGGCCGATTGCGGCAAGCTCGGCAGCCTTGCGGCCGGTATCGTCATCGAGCAGATCGGCCCTCGACCGATGATCTCGCTGTCTGCAGCGGCGAAGGATGCCGGTCTGCTCTGA
- a CDS encoding SH3 domain-containing protein: MRQFLSRLAFATAVTLSLVAIEAAPAFAQAAKGASGLPLPRFVSLKSKSVNLRVGPSVDYAVAWRYLRSGVPVEVTQEYDNWRKIRDADGTEGWVNQALLSGDRTAVAAPWMRGKGEGVFVNMRRDPQSGGAIVARIEPGVVVHVGECNGEWCRAEAQGAEGWISQGEIWGAYPGEAFK, encoded by the coding sequence ATGCGTCAGTTCCTTTCCAGGCTCGCTTTCGCCACCGCAGTCACCCTGTCCCTCGTTGCCATCGAGGCAGCACCGGCCTTTGCCCAGGCGGCCAAGGGTGCGAGCGGCCTGCCGCTGCCGCGCTTCGTCAGCCTGAAATCCAAGAGCGTCAATCTGCGTGTCGGCCCCAGCGTCGATTATGCCGTCGCCTGGCGCTACTTGAGATCAGGCGTGCCGGTCGAAGTGACCCAGGAATACGACAATTGGCGCAAGATCCGCGATGCCGATGGCACCGAAGGCTGGGTCAACCAGGCGCTGCTCTCGGGCGACCGGACGGCCGTTGCTGCCCCGTGGATGCGCGGCAAGGGCGAGGGTGTCTTCGTCAACATGCGGCGTGATCCGCAGTCGGGCGGCGCCATCGTCGCGCGGATCGAACCGGGCGTCGTCGTGCATGTCGGCGAATGCAACGGCGAATGGTGCCGCGCCGAAGCGCAGGGCGCGGAAGGCTGGATTTCACAGGGTGAAATCTGGGGCGCCTATCCGGGCGAAGCGTTCAAATAA
- a CDS encoding 2-hydroxyacid dehydrogenase, which produces MTAKKKPKVYITRKLPDVVETRMRELFDAELNIDDTPRTQPELVAAVKRADVLVPTLTDRIDAALIEQAGPQLKLIASFSNGVDHIDVDAAARQGITVTNTPNVLTEDTADMTLALILAVPRRLTEGSRILTDRKEEWAGWSPTWMLGRRISGKRIGIVGMGRIGTAVARRAKAFGLSIHYHNRHRVSTETEEKLEATYWDSLDQMLARVDIVSVNCPSTPATYHLLSARRLALMQPTSYIVNTARGGIVDEVALIKCLREGKIAGAGLDVFENEPAINPKLIKLASEGKVVLLPHMSSATLEGRIDMGDKVVINIRTFFDGHRPPDRVLPGRG; this is translated from the coding sequence ATGACCGCGAAGAAAAAACCCAAGGTCTACATCACCCGCAAACTGCCCGATGTCGTCGAGACACGCATGCGCGAACTGTTTGACGCCGAACTCAACATCGACGACACGCCGCGCACGCAGCCCGAACTCGTGGCGGCGGTGAAGCGGGCGGACGTGCTGGTTCCGACGCTGACCGACCGGATCGATGCGGCACTGATCGAGCAGGCGGGACCACAGCTGAAGCTGATCGCCAGCTTTTCCAATGGCGTCGATCATATCGATGTCGATGCCGCCGCCCGCCAGGGCATTACCGTGACCAACACGCCAAACGTCCTGACCGAAGATACGGCCGATATGACGCTGGCGCTCATTCTCGCCGTGCCGCGCCGCCTCACCGAAGGCTCGCGGATCCTCACCGACCGGAAAGAGGAATGGGCGGGATGGTCGCCGACCTGGATGCTTGGACGCCGGATCTCCGGCAAGCGCATCGGCATTGTCGGCATGGGCCGGATCGGCACCGCCGTTGCCCGCCGCGCGAAAGCCTTTGGCCTGTCGATCCACTATCACAACCGCCACCGCGTCAGCACCGAGACCGAGGAAAAGCTGGAGGCGACCTATTGGGACAGCCTCGACCAGATGCTTGCCCGCGTCGATATCGTCTCGGTCAATTGTCCATCGACACCTGCGACCTACCACCTGCTCTCCGCGCGGCGCCTGGCGCTGATGCAGCCAACGAGCTATATCGTCAACACGGCGCGCGGCGGCATCGTCGATGAGGTTGCGCTGATCAAATGCCTGCGGGAAGGCAAGATCGCCGGCGCCGGTCTTGACGTGTTCGAAAACGAACCGGCGATCAATCCCAAGCTGATCAAGCTTGCCAGCGAAGGCAAGGTGGTGCTTTTGCCGCATATGAGCTCGGCGACGCTTGAAGGCCGTATCGACATGGGCGACAAGGTGGTGATCAACATCCGCACCTTCTTCGACGGACACCGCCCGCCGGATCGCGTCCTGCCCGGCCGGGGCTAG
- a CDS encoding GNAT family N-acetyltransferase — translation MKIAPIDDAFGDWEALLALILDSFAYMQPRIDPPSSALLLTLAGLKQKARVEKAYAAVENGIVLGCIFCKPEPPDCLYIGKLAVAPDAQGRGAGQMLLQAAEAYAAECKQTCLRLETRIELVENHRIFAKWGFVRTAEGCHPGFTRPTFIEMRKTL, via the coding sequence GTGAAGATCGCGCCGATCGATGACGCATTCGGTGACTGGGAGGCTCTCCTGGCGCTCATCCTTGACTCTTTTGCCTATATGCAACCCCGCATCGATCCGCCGTCTTCCGCCCTGCTTCTGACGCTTGCAGGGCTGAAGCAGAAGGCAAGGGTGGAAAAGGCCTATGCTGCCGTCGAGAACGGCATAGTGCTGGGCTGTATCTTCTGCAAGCCGGAACCGCCCGATTGCCTTTACATCGGCAAGCTGGCTGTTGCCCCGGATGCGCAAGGCCGGGGTGCCGGTCAGATGTTGTTGCAGGCGGCCGAGGCCTATGCTGCCGAATGCAAGCAAACTTGCCTGCGGCTGGAAACGCGGATCGAGCTTGTCGAAAACCACCGGATTTTTGCCAAATGGGGCTTTGTCCGCACGGCGGAAGGCTGCCATCCCGGGTTCACCCGTCCGACCTTTATCGAAATGCGCAAAACGCTCTGA
- the moeB gene encoding molybdopterin-synthase adenylyltransferase MoeB: protein MSKQPLNSEEIQRYARHIILPEIGGAGQQALKAARVLVIGAGGLGAPVLHYLAAAGVGTLGIVDDDTVSLSNLQRQVIHGTPDIGRAKADSAMDALQRINPHVDVVRHVERLEAANAEALLSGYDIAVDGSDNFTTRYLAADTAERLQITLVTAAVGRFDGSLTVLQPWKTAADGRQNPGYRDLFPEPPPPGVVPSCAEAGIVGALTGVLGTLQAMEVIKIITGAGEPLVGRLLMYDSLAARFETIKYSRKAR from the coding sequence ATGAGCAAACAGCCTTTGAATTCCGAAGAAATCCAGCGCTATGCCCGCCATATCATCCTGCCGGAGATCGGCGGGGCCGGGCAGCAGGCGCTAAAGGCGGCACGCGTGCTGGTCATCGGCGCCGGCGGTCTTGGCGCGCCGGTGCTGCACTATCTCGCTGCCGCCGGCGTTGGCACGCTGGGGATCGTCGATGACGATACGGTGTCGCTGTCGAACCTGCAGCGCCAGGTCATCCACGGCACGCCGGATATCGGCCGGGCCAAAGCCGATAGCGCCATGGACGCGCTGCAGCGGATCAATCCCCATGTTGACGTGGTCCGGCATGTGGAGCGCCTTGAGGCGGCCAATGCGGAGGCGCTGTTGTCCGGCTATGACATCGCCGTCGATGGCTCCGACAATTTTACCACCCGCTATCTCGCCGCCGATACGGCGGAGCGCCTGCAGATCACCCTGGTGACAGCAGCCGTCGGCCGCTTCGATGGGTCGCTGACGGTCTTGCAGCCTTGGAAGACAGCGGCCGATGGCCGGCAAAATCCCGGCTATCGCGATCTCTTTCCAGAGCCGCCGCCGCCGGGCGTGGTGCCCTCCTGCGCAGAGGCTGGCATCGTCGGCGCGCTGACCGGCGTTCTCGGTACATTGCAGGCTATGGAAGTCATCAAGATCATCACCGGCGCCGGAGAGCCGCTGGTCGGCCGCCTCCTGATGTATGACAGCCTGGCAGCCCGGTTCGAGACGATCAAATACAGCCGGAAAGCGCGGTGA
- the recF gene encoding DNA replication/repair protein RecF (All proteins in this family for which functions are known are DNA-binding proteins that assist the filamentation of RecA onto DNA for the initiation of recombination or recombinational repair.): MPHKVSLSRLKLSDFRNYAGLSLDLDTRHVVLTGENGAGKTNLMEAVSFLSPGRGLRRAAYADVARVGAETGFSVFAELEGMDGDVEIGTGTAGTDEGQTRRLRLNGTPAKTVDELLDHLRVLWLTPAMDGLFTGGSGDRRRFLDRLVLSLDPEHGRRATDYERAMRSRNKLLSEGRPDPVWLTGLERQMAELGIAMALARQEMLGLLAGLVDRNHEGGVFPAADLALSGFLDGEWHRPAFDLEEQYLEMMKAGRYRDAAAGRTLDGPHRSDLLIRHRAKNMEAARCSTGEQKALLVGLILAHARLVGNMTGHAPVLLLDEIAAHLDEGRRAALFDLVDDLGGQAFMTGTDQSMFSALGDRARYLTVANGTVSG, encoded by the coding sequence ATGCCGCACAAGGTTTCACTGTCCCGCCTGAAGCTGAGCGATTTCCGCAACTATGCGGGACTGTCGCTCGATCTCGACACACGCCATGTGGTGCTGACCGGCGAGAATGGTGCGGGCAAGACCAACTTGATGGAGGCTGTGTCCTTCCTCTCGCCGGGGCGTGGCCTGCGCCGTGCTGCCTATGCCGATGTAGCGCGGGTCGGTGCTGAAACCGGCTTTTCGGTCTTTGCCGAACTGGAGGGCATGGATGGCGACGTCGAGATCGGCACGGGCACGGCCGGCACCGACGAAGGCCAGACGCGCCGCCTGCGGCTGAACGGTACACCGGCAAAGACGGTGGATGAACTGCTCGATCATCTGCGCGTACTCTGGCTGACCCCGGCCATGGACGGGCTGTTTACCGGCGGTTCAGGCGATCGCCGCCGCTTTCTCGACCGGCTCGTCCTGTCGCTCGACCCCGAACACGGCCGCCGTGCCACCGACTATGAACGCGCCATGCGCAGCCGCAACAAGCTCTTGTCGGAGGGGCGGCCCGATCCGGTCTGGCTGACCGGGCTGGAACGGCAAATGGCCGAGCTGGGCATTGCGATGGCGCTCGCCCGGCAGGAAATGCTTGGGCTTTTGGCCGGGCTGGTGGACCGCAACCACGAAGGCGGCGTTTTTCCTGCGGCCGATCTGGCACTCTCAGGCTTCCTCGACGGCGAATGGCATCGCCCGGCCTTCGATCTGGAAGAGCAATATCTGGAGATGATGAAGGCAGGCCGCTACCGCGACGCCGCCGCCGGCCGCACGCTGGATGGCCCGCATCGCAGCGATCTTTTGATCCGTCACCGCGCCAAGAACATGGAGGCCGCGCGCTGCTCGACCGGCGAGCAGAAGGCGCTTCTCGTCGGCCTGATCCTGGCCCATGCCCGCCTGGTCGGCAATATGACCGGTCATGCGCCGGTGCTGCTGCTGGATGAGATCGCCGCGCATCTTGATGAGGGCAGGCGCGCGGCGCTGTTCGATCTGGTCGATGACCTCGGCGGCCAGGCTTTCATGACCGGCACGGACCAGTCAATGTTTTCAGCCCTTGGCGACCGGGCGCGTTATCTCACCGTTGCCAATGGCACCGTTTCCGGGTGA
- a CDS encoding MarR family winged helix-turn-helix transcriptional regulator → MNLTPTLGFLLHDVARLLRKRFEQRAKHMGLTRSQWQTIAYLARNEGIHQSGLAELLEIEPITLMRVLDKLAERGFIERRRHETDRRIQLLYTTERARGLLSDMRAIGDATRFEALEGIPDEDREKLVAILDLMKSNLLQACRAPADKETHHG, encoded by the coding sequence ATGAACCTCACCCCGACCCTCGGCTTTCTGCTTCACGATGTTGCCCGGCTGCTGCGCAAGCGCTTCGAGCAGCGTGCGAAACATATGGGCCTGACGCGCTCGCAATGGCAGACGATCGCCTACCTGGCGCGCAACGAAGGCATCCATCAAAGCGGCCTTGCCGAACTCTTGGAAATCGAGCCGATCACCCTGATGCGCGTGCTCGACAAGCTTGCCGAGCGCGGCTTTATCGAGCGCCGGCGCCACGAGACGGACCGGCGCATCCAGCTTCTCTACACGACCGAACGGGCGCGCGGGCTGTTGTCCGATATGCGCGCTATCGGCGACGCGACGCGCTTTGAAGCGCTTGAAGGCATTCCCGACGAGGATCGTGAAAAACTCGTCGCCATTCTCGACCTGATGAAATCCAACCTCCTGCAGGCCTGCCGCGCGCCGGCCGACAAAGAAACGCACCATGGCTGA
- a CDS encoding HlyD family secretion protein codes for MADSLRIPANANVTALEPSGPATAEAKIDTAPPALAEPLPAEGTARRRRSLKRPILFALLPVALVAGGYFYVTGGQIMETDNAYLQADMAGVSTDVAGTVATVNVHENEEVKAGQVLFQLKPDSFRIALEGAQAKLAASRNELLNLKASYAQTLAQIAQVQADIPYYQTAFDRQQTLITNAAASHATYDQAKHDLDAAKQKVAVAKAQAETTLAQLGGDTSQPIEQNPLYLEAKSAVDDAQRQLEDTTVRAPFDGVVTNVNALQPGSYLEAAQQAFSLVSTQNMWIAANPKETELTYVKPGQPVTITVDTYPGVEWKGKVASVSPASGASFALLPAQNTSGNWVKVVQRIPMRVTIDETAGKPPLRVGMSTLVAVDTGHARGLPDMIQKLLGHSTAHAQE; via the coding sequence ATGGCTGACTCCCTCCGCATACCCGCCAATGCCAATGTCACCGCCCTTGAACCCTCCGGCCCCGCGACGGCCGAAGCAAAGATCGACACCGCTCCTCCGGCGCTGGCCGAGCCCCTGCCCGCTGAAGGCACCGCTCGCCGCCGCCGCAGCCTGAAGCGGCCGATCCTGTTTGCGCTGCTGCCGGTCGCCCTTGTTGCCGGCGGTTATTTCTACGTGACCGGCGGCCAGATTATGGAAACCGACAACGCCTATCTGCAGGCGGATATGGCCGGCGTCTCCACCGACGTCGCAGGCACGGTTGCCACCGTCAATGTGCACGAGAATGAGGAGGTCAAGGCCGGACAGGTGCTGTTCCAGCTGAAGCCGGATTCGTTCCGCATCGCGTTGGAAGGGGCGCAGGCGAAGCTTGCCGCGTCCCGCAACGAACTGTTGAACCTCAAGGCGAGTTATGCCCAGACATTGGCGCAGATTGCCCAGGTCCAAGCCGATATTCCCTATTACCAGACTGCGTTCGACCGGCAGCAGACCCTGATCACCAATGCCGCCGCCTCGCACGCGACCTATGACCAGGCCAAGCACGATCTGGACGCCGCCAAGCAGAAGGTCGCGGTCGCCAAGGCCCAGGCCGAAACGACGCTGGCGCAGCTGGGTGGCGATACCAGCCAGCCGATCGAGCAGAACCCGCTTTATCTGGAGGCCAAATCCGCCGTCGATGACGCGCAGCGCCAGCTGGAGGATACGACGGTGCGCGCGCCTTTCGATGGTGTCGTCACCAATGTCAACGCCCTGCAGCCCGGCAGCTATCTGGAGGCGGCGCAGCAGGCCTTCTCGCTGGTCTCCACCCAGAACATGTGGATCGCGGCCAATCCGAAGGAAACCGAGCTTACCTATGTGAAGCCGGGGCAGCCGGTGACCATTACCGTCGATACCTATCCGGGTGTCGAATGGAAGGGCAAGGTGGCAAGCGTCAGCCCGGCCTCCGGCGCCAGCTTCGCGCTGCTTCCGGCACAGAACACGTCGGGCAACTGGGTGAAAGTGGTGCAGCGTATTCCAATGCGCGTCACGATCGACGAGACCGCAGGCAAGCCGCCGCTACGCGTCGGAATGAGCACGCTGGTTGCCGTCGATACCGGCCACGCACGCGGCCTGCCAGACATGATCCAGAAACTTCTCGGCCATTCGACCGCGCACGCCCAAGAGTAA
- a CDS encoding DHA2 family efflux MFS transporter permease subunit: MSSIASAATTPVANRGAITACIILAVIMQALDTTIANVALPYIQGSVAASADQINWVLTSYIVAAAIMTPPSGFLAAKFGRKRVLLVAIVGFVAASVLCGLAQSLPQIVGFRLLQGLFGAALVPLSQGILLDIYSTEERGSAMALFGVSVMVGPVLGPVIGGWLTENISWRWVFYINVPIGALAFAGISVFVKETKLDTQAKLDWFGFGMLSLGIASLQLFLDRGGQLDWFSSGEILIEAIVCASAFYLLVIHTLTTKKSFINPRLFLDQNFAVSMLFIFVVGVTYLASLALMTPYLQSLMGYPVVTAGIVMGPRGLGTMVCMFVVGRLIGKVDTRILLFIGLAITAWAMYDMIGWTPDVSQWTIISVGFIQGAGLGFLFVPLTTIAFATLPAEMRGDGTGLYNLSRNIGSSVGIAVVSALLIENTQINHASIAAYVTPFNHAFQAPAAAGLDPMTAVGRASLDSIITLQATIIAYMDDFKLLMIMSLAVMPLVLLLRKPKAPPAIDHSAVME; this comes from the coding sequence ATGAGCAGCATCGCCTCTGCCGCCACGACGCCCGTTGCCAATCGTGGCGCCATCACCGCCTGCATCATCCTTGCGGTGATCATGCAGGCGCTCGACACGACCATTGCCAATGTGGCGCTGCCCTATATTCAAGGGAGTGTTGCGGCAAGCGCCGACCAGATCAACTGGGTGTTGACCTCCTATATCGTCGCCGCCGCGATCATGACGCCGCCATCAGGGTTTCTGGCGGCGAAGTTCGGCCGCAAGCGCGTTCTTTTGGTGGCGATCGTCGGCTTCGTAGCAGCCTCGGTTTTATGCGGTCTTGCGCAATCGCTGCCGCAGATCGTCGGCTTCCGGCTGCTGCAGGGCCTGTTTGGCGCAGCGCTCGTTCCCCTGTCACAGGGCATCCTGCTCGACATCTATTCGACCGAAGAGCGCGGATCGGCCATGGCCCTGTTCGGGGTTTCGGTGATGGTCGGGCCGGTGCTGGGCCCCGTCATCGGCGGCTGGCTGACGGAAAATATCAGCTGGCGCTGGGTGTTCTACATCAACGTACCGATCGGCGCGCTCGCTTTTGCCGGCATCAGCGTCTTCGTCAAGGAAACGAAGCTGGACACGCAGGCAAAGCTCGACTGGTTCGGCTTCGGCATGCTCAGCCTGGGTATTGCCTCGCTGCAGCTGTTCCTCGACCGTGGCGGCCAGCTCGACTGGTTTTCCTCCGGCGAAATCCTGATCGAGGCCATCGTCTGCGCCAGCGCCTTCTATCTTCTGGTCATCCACACGCTGACGACGAAAAAATCCTTCATCAATCCGCGCCTGTTCCTCGATCAGAATTTTGCCGTGAGCATGTTGTTCATCTTCGTCGTCGGCGTCACCTATCTGGCCTCGCTGGCGCTGATGACGCCTTATCTGCAGTCGTTGATGGGCTATCCCGTCGTAACCGCCGGAATCGTCATGGGGCCGCGCGGTCTGGGCACGATGGTCTGCATGTTCGTGGTTGGCCGCCTGATCGGCAAGGTCGATACCCGCATCCTCTTGTTCATCGGGCTCGCGATCACCGCCTGGGCGATGTATGACATGATCGGCTGGACGCCGGATGTGTCGCAGTGGACGATCATCTCCGTCGGCTTCATCCAGGGCGCCGGTCTTGGCTTTCTGTTCGTGCCGCTGACGACGATTGCCTTTGCGACGCTGCCTGCCGAAATGCGCGGCGACGGCACCGGGCTTTACAATCTCTCGCGCAATATTGGCTCCAGCGTCGGCATCGCCGTCGTCTCGGCCTTGCTGATCGAAAACACCCAAATCAACCATGCCTCGATCGCAGCTTATGTGACACCGTTCAACCATGCCTTCCAGGCACCGGCTGCCGCAGGGCTCGATCCGATGACGGCGGTGGGGCGTGCCTCGCTCGACAGCATCATCACGCTGCAGGCGACGATCATCGCCTATATGGATGACTTCAAGCTGCTGATGATCATGTCTTTGGCGGTGATGCCGCTGGTCCTCTTGCTGCGCAAGCCAAAGGCTCCGCCGGCAATCGACCATAGCGCCGTCATGGAATAG